A single Saccharolobus shibatae B12 DNA region contains:
- a CDS encoding 1,2-phenylacetyl-CoA epoxidase subunit PaaC, whose translation MMVVVEYKKPKRVVGWGEYKGLRKFESIYDLPPEAVEVLFKLLSVQGDTEFASIEQHMPWLIHAPKLSDRVTISRIMVDEMRHGWQVIQILKEFGEEGKKIAEDLLSRRMGKHKLDAFNIPFNMWEDTLGFTFLIDRVGMFQLLAFEDSSFGPLSRIIPTMMMEEEFHINFGYTGIKKLVEEGKRDLAQALINKWFPRGLDMFGHSKSITIDLAYKYGIKKMRNDEMRQLYIKDIKELITPLGLELPDINRNRRVY comes from the coding sequence ATGATGGTAGTTGTGGAATACAAAAAGCCTAAAAGAGTTGTTGGATGGGGAGAGTATAAGGGATTAAGAAAGTTTGAGTCAATTTATGATCTTCCACCAGAGGCAGTTGAAGTCTTATTTAAGTTATTGTCAGTTCAGGGGGATACGGAATTTGCGTCAATAGAGCAGCATATGCCTTGGTTAATTCACGCACCAAAACTATCTGATAGGGTAACTATCTCGAGAATTATGGTAGATGAGATGAGGCATGGATGGCAAGTAATTCAGATATTAAAAGAATTCGGTGAGGAGGGAAAGAAAATAGCTGAAGATCTACTATCTAGGCGAATGGGTAAACATAAGCTTGACGCATTTAATATTCCATTCAATATGTGGGAAGATACCTTAGGCTTCACCTTTTTAATAGATAGAGTAGGAATGTTCCAGTTATTAGCCTTTGAGGATTCTAGTTTTGGTCCCTTATCTAGGATAATACCCACGATGATGATGGAGGAGGAGTTTCATATCAACTTTGGATATACTGGTATTAAGAAGCTAGTTGAGGAAGGCAAGAGGGATTTAGCGCAAGCGTTAATAAATAAGTGGTTCCCTAGAGGCTTAGACATGTTTGGCCACTCTAAGTCGATTACGATAGATTTGGCGTACAAGTATGGGATAAAGAAAATGAGGAATGATGAAATGAGACAGTTATACATTAAGGATATTAAAGAACTAATTACTCCTCTAGGTTTAGAGTTACCAGATATAAATAGAAATAGAAGGGTATATTAG
- a CDS encoding 1,2-phenylacetyl-CoA epoxidase subunit PaaC — translation MQKFNSVRELSQDLKNTLIEVIALRADFELAMVEQTSPWLVNAPTVDDRLFTAKLVSDELNHGWQLVRLLEEFNVKDRVVKIEEARLGIHMLEVSNLPLFNWEDVIAFVFLVDRAGLYQLRAIKDCSFEPLANLASSMIKEEETHLFFSKNVLKAYQNKNRLQAALNFWFPRALEMLYKVKSLNEVHLRDLNVSELISDKLIEDYVRSTNEEMRNFGFVEVNYDKNLHYNIILK, via the coding sequence ATGCAAAAATTTAACAGTGTAAGGGAACTGTCACAAGATCTAAAAAATACATTAATAGAGGTAATAGCATTAAGGGCAGACTTCGAATTAGCTATGGTAGAACAAACTTCACCCTGGCTAGTTAACGCGCCAACAGTAGATGACAGATTATTTACGGCTAAGCTAGTTTCAGATGAGCTGAATCATGGTTGGCAACTAGTGAGATTACTGGAAGAGTTTAACGTTAAGGATAGAGTAGTTAAAATTGAAGAAGCTAGATTGGGAATCCATATGTTGGAGGTATCTAATCTACCTCTATTTAACTGGGAAGATGTCATAGCATTTGTATTTTTAGTAGATAGGGCAGGGTTATATCAGTTGAGAGCAATTAAGGATTGTTCATTTGAACCATTAGCCAATTTGGCCTCTAGCATGATTAAGGAGGAAGAGACCCATTTATTTTTCTCTAAGAACGTATTGAAGGCCTATCAGAATAAGAATAGGTTACAAGCTGCGCTCAACTTCTGGTTCCCTAGAGCCTTAGAGATGCTATATAAAGTGAAATCCCTAAATGAGGTTCATCTTAGAGACCTTAACGTTTCCGAATTGATAAGTGATAAACTCATTGAAGATTACGTAAGATCGACTAATGAGGAGATGAGGAATTTTGGATTCGTTGAAGTAAACTACGATAAAAATCTCCACTATAATATTATACTAAAGTAA